The following nucleotide sequence is from Gemmatimonadaceae bacterium.
CTGCACGCCATCGCGAGCCCCATGCGCGTGGGCTTCCACCGCGCGTTCGACGCGGTGAAGGACCAGGACGAGGCGCTCGAGCTGCTGGTGTCGCTGCAGTTCGACTGCATCCTGACGAGCGGCGGGGCGAAGACGGCGGCCGAGGGCGCCCAGAACCTGAAGCGCCTGGTGGAGCGCGCCGGCGATCGCATCAACGTCATCGCGGGCGGCAAGGTGACGCCGGCCAACGTCGCGGCGCTGGTGGAGGCGACCGGCGTGCGGATGGTGCACGGGCGAGAGTACGCGGGAATGGTGAAGGCGGTGGAGGGGGTGTAAACGCACTCGCTTCGTGCAATGAGAACGGCGCCTCTCGGCGCCGTTCTGCTTGCTACCCCACCATCGACTTGACCACGAACCACACATTCGCCGGTCGTTCCGCCAGCCGCCGCATGTACCACTTGTACCAGGCGCTCCCGTAGCTGATCAGCGTCTTCACCGTGCGCCCCTCGCTGCGCAGGCGGCGCTGGTCGGCGTCGCGGATGCCGTACAGCATGTGGATCTCGTACCCACGGTCCGGCGTACCATGCGCCTTGGCGCGCGCCACCAGCCGGTCGAGCAACGGAATGTCGTGCGTGCCGAAGATCGGCGTGCACTGGCCCGCCGCGGCGGCCTGCAGCATCCGGTCGGCAAGGTCGAAGTAGTTGCGGTTGGTGTCGGCCTTCACGGGATACGCCACGCTCGACGGCTCGGCGTACGCCCCCTTCACGAGGCGGATGATGGGGTTCAGGTCCATCAGCGCCTCGAGATCGGCCTGCGTGCGATACAGGTACGCCTGCATCGCGAGCCCAACGTTGGGGTGCCTCTCCTTCAACGCGCGGTACAGCTTCAGCGTGGGGTCCACATACACGAACCCCTCCATGTCGATCCAGAAGACCTTGCCGATAGCCTCGCTCCGCGCCGCGAGCAGCATCAGGTGCTCGAGGCACTTGTCGTACGACAGGTCGAGCCCGAGCTGCGTGGGTTTCACGCTCACGTGCCCGTCGAGCCCCGACGCGGCCAACTGGTCGAAGAACCACAAATAATGATCGCGCACGGCCTCGGCGTCGGCCGGCACCACGATGTTCTCACCGAGCTTGGTGAACACCGTGCCGCGCCCTTCGGCCTTGAGCATCTGCGCCGCGTGCAGCGCATCCTCCGGCGCCTCGCCGGGCATGAACCGCCGCGTGGCCCGCTTCACGAACGCGCGCTGCGTGGCCTGCCGATTCAGGAACGGCGAATCGGCCATCTTCAGCAGGATCGTCCGCCCGAGGCTCACGGCTTCCAGGTCCCCTGCGCGACCTGCGGCTTGAAAGTGTTGAGGTTCTTGGGCGGGAAGGCGAGAGTCTTGCCGCTTTCGGCGCTCTGATAGGCCGTCATGAGCATTTTCACGACCTCAAGACCATCGTCGAACGTGAGCAGCGGCTCCTCGCGGCCGAGGAAGGCGTTCACGAAATGCCGGTCCTCGTCGGTGTAGCCGTAGGCCAGATGCTCCTGCGGCACCACCGGCATCACGCCCTGCTCGGCGTTCTGCTTCTCCACCAGGTCCTCGCCGGCGCGTCCGGTGACCTCGCGGCTGAAGAAGAGCTGCAGCCCGCTGTCGAGCGAGTTCCACTTCATGGAGTACTCGGGGCCCAGCAGTTCGGCCGAGAGGCGCAGCCCCGCGCCAACGAAGCTCCACGAAGTGGAAGCCTCGCCGATTACCGTATGGCCCTCGGCGGTCTCGAACTCGATGGTGACCGACGCGAAGTCCTCGGATGGTGCCTTGGAGTAGTCCACCTGTGCGCCCATGTTCTGCTTGAGCTTCTTCACGTACGCCGGGCGCGACCACTTGAGCGAGGCAATGTGCCCGGTGACGCGCACGGGCTTCACCGTGCTGAGCGGCTCGCCGGGGCGGGTGAGCAGGTGCCGCACGACGAGCGCCGAGTGGCACATCATGTCGTTCAGCACGCCTCCGCCCTGCAGCTGCCCCATCCAGAACCACGGGCTGTGCGGGCCGCTGTGCTCCTCAGCGGCGCGCGCGAGGTATGGCCGGCCGGTCGTGGCCGCGCCGCGCGCCCAGATGAGCTTCTTGCCCGCCTCGACGTGCGGCGCGAAGAGCTGGTTCTCGAGGTAACCCGTCTTGAGTCCCACCGAGTCGACGAGCTGCTTCACGCGCCTGGCCTCGGCGACGTTGCGCGCGAGTGGCTTTTCGCAGGCGATGCCCTTGAGCGATCCCTTGCCGCGCTTGATCGTGTCAACAATCTCCTCGACGTTCTCGATGCGCGCGTGGTTGGGGCCGCTCAGCCAGATGGCGTCAATGGCCGGATCGGCGACCATTTGCGCGATGCTGCGGTGCGGCTTGCAGTCGCCGACGTTCAGCGAGCGACAGTACGCGGCGGCCGACTTGGCGCCCTTGTCGTCGGGGCTCCAGACGCCGAGGATGTCGGCGTCGCGCACGCCGACCCAGCCTTGCATGTGAAAGCGGGCGTTGAAGCCGGAGCCGATGAAACCTACGCCGAGTCGGGACATTGTCGTGTGCAGGGTGCGGGGAACAGGGTGTGGTGCAGGGTGCGGGGGGTAATTATCGCTCAGGGTTCCGGGGGTGCGCCATACGAGCGGTGCGGGGAACGGGAGTCTGTCACCACCGAAGACACGGAAGGCACGTAGGGTCACGGAGAACAGCGACTTCGTGGCGGAACATCGATCCTGTTCCAGCCCCGACCACGCATGAAGTCAGTACCCCAGTGAATGAAGTTTCGTGGCCCTCCCTGCCTTCCGTGAAATCCGTGGTATGCGGTCCGGTCTGCCCACAACGAACTCGGCGGAGCATCCCGTCAGGATGCCCCGCCGTCGGGTGTCCGGCAGCGCGCGCCGAGTCTACCTTCTGCGCACCGCCCGCATGGACATCTTGTACGAGACTCCGAGCTTCTGCAGTTGCGGCTCGGGGCACCCTTCCCAGACCGGGACGATGGTGTTGCCCATGTAGCCGATGTCCTTGAAGCCGATGCGGCTGGTCCAGAATCCGCTCGCCGTCAGGTCGCGGAAGCGGGTGAAGAAGTCGACGCCCGGCTTGAGCGCCGGCGCGGCCTTCTTGGGGAAGGCGATGTCGTTGAGCACCTGCTTCTGCTGCTCCGGCGTGCACGCCACGAAGCCGCGCTTGAAGCGCCGCGTGCATTCGCCGTTGAGCCAGACCAGTCCTTCGCGCATCCAGTTCTGGTTGGACTTGAAGTCGTTCACGATGAAATCCATGAACTCGGGAACGCCCGCATCCGCGGCGCTGCCCGACCGCGCATCCCGGGGAATCACCAGGTCGGCGAGCGCGCGCACCATCGGCCACTCGGTCCTGGTGAAGAAGATCGGCTTGTACGCCGGCGCCCCCTGCTCGAGCGCCGCCCGCGCATACTCCGCGGCGCGCGCCACGTCGGGCGACGCGAGGCCAATGGCCGCCAGCGACGCCGCGCCGAGCATCTTCACCACGTCGCGCCGATCAACGCCCCGTGGCGCATCGTCGTGCGCCGCCGTGACGGGAAGCACTCGCGCTGTCGTGCCTGCCGGCTTCTGTCGTTCTCTGTCGTTCTCTGTCGTTCTCTGCTTCATAGCGCCCCCGCCTTCCGCTGCTGCGTGATGTAGTCCGCGGTGCGCCACGCCATCGCCATGATGGTCCACGTCGGGTTCTTGTCGGCCTGGCTCACCATCGGGCCACCGTCCGCCACGAAGAGGTTCTTGCATCCCCAGGCGGCCTGATGCGCGTCCACTGCCGACGTCTTCGGGTCATTGCCCATGCGCACGGTGCCGACTTCGTGGATGATCTGACCGCCGTTGGAGATGCCGTATCCCTTCTCCTTGCCCGGCATCGCGCTCCAGACCTCGCCTCCCATCTCGGCGATGAGCTTGCGGAAGGTCTCCTGCATGTGCTTCACCTGCTTGAACTCGTAGTCGCTCCACTTCCAGTGGAACTTGAGCACCGGGATGCCCCACTTGTCCTTCCTGGTGGGATCCAGTTCGCAGTAGCTGTCGGCGTTGGGCACCATCTCGCCGCGCCCCGAGAAGCCGATCGTCGAGCCCCAGAAGCGGCGGTAGTCCTCCTTCAGCCCCGCGCCGTAGCCGGAGAAGTTCGGGTAGTTCTCGATGCCGCCCATGAATCCGTAGCCGGGCTGACCGAGGCCGCCCCACACCTCGATATGGTAGCCGCGCGGGAAGTCGAGCTTCTTGTTGTCCAGCCACCACGGCATGTAGATGTGGCCGCCGCCCACGCCGTCGCAGTTGTGCCGCACGCGCTCGGTCAGCTTTGGAATGAAGCCGCCCACGTCGGTGCCGGTGCTGTCGGTGAGGTACTTGCCGATCACGCCGCCCTGGTTGCCGATGCCGTTGGGGAAGCGCGACGACTTGCTGTTGAGCATGATGCGCGCGCTCTCGCAGGCGCTGGCGGCGAGGACGACGATGCGCCCCTTCACGTGCATGTCCTTGCCTGTCGCCTTGTCGATGTAGCTGACGCCGGTCGCATTGCCCTTGGCATCCACGGTCACCTCGCGGGCCATTGCGTTGGTGATGATGGAGAGGCGTCCCGTCTTCGCCGCGGGGAAGATGAGCACGTTCCCGGAGGTGAAGTTGGAATTGGTCATGCAGCCGCGATTGCATTGCGCGCAGTAATGGCACGGCGCGCGATTGTTGAGCGGCTTGGTGATGATCGAGAGGCGGGCCGGGATGCACCAGATGCCCAGGCGGTCGGCGGCCTGCTTGATATACAACTCATGGCAGCGTGGCCGCGGGGCGGGCTGGAAAATGCTGTCGGGATGGTTGGGGAGGTTCTCCTTCGACCCGAAGATGCCGACCAGGCGGTCCACCTTGTCGTAGTACGGCGCCAGGTCCTTGTACGTGATGGGCCAGTTGTCGCCCAGTCCGTCGATGCTCTTGCGCTGGAAGTCGTCCGGGCCGAAGCGCAGCGAGATGCGTCCCCAATGGTTGGTGCGGCCGCCGAGCATGCGCGCGCGCCACCAGTCGAATTTCTGGCCGGCGGCCACCGTGTACGGTTCGTCGGGAATCTGCCAGCCGCCGATGCAGGCATCGAACTCGCCAAAGGGACGGTCGGCCGTGCCGGCGCCGCGCCGTGGCGAGTCGTACGGCATCTTGAGCATGGTGGAATCCATGGTGTTGTCCCACCAGCCGCCGGCTTCGAGCATCAGGACATTGGCGCCGGCTTCCACGAGGACAGAGGCGGCCATGCCGCCGCCCGCGCCGGAGCCGACGATGACGACATCGTATTCGAGGCGCTTCGGTTGCGTTTGCATACGGCGAAAATGTCCAGAGGAACGCCCGTTCGCCAGCCATCCGGTACCGGTCGGGTCGACTTGTGCCTCGCAACCGGGGCCTAGCATGTTGGTTGGTACCCAGGAGGAGCCATGTTCGAAGATGCCGAGCTGGGGCATACCGTAGACAAGGCCACATATGACGCGCGCATTCCGACGCTGCGCTCTGAACTGCTCGATACGCAGTTCGCCCTCAAGGACCAGAAAACCTTTCCCGTGGTGCTGCTCGTTGGCGGTGTCGAGGGCGGGGGGCGTGGCGAGACGGTGAACGCCCTCACGTCGTGGCTCGACCCGCGACACGTCGAAGTCAACGGCATGGGCGAACCGTCGGATGAAGAAGTGGAGCGCCCTCGCATGTGGCGCTTCTGGCGCGCGCTCCCGCCGAAGGGGAAGATCGGGATCTTCTTCGGGTCGTGGTACACCGCGCCCATCCTCGACGCCTCGCTGGGCAAGGGTCGCTCGCGCTGGGCGACGCTCGAAAAGAACATCGATGAGATCGTGCGTTTCGAGCGCATGCTCTCGGAAGAAGGGACGCTCGTCCTGAAATTCTGGTTCCACCTCTCCAAGGCCGCGCAGCGCAAGCGCATCAAGGAACTGAAGAAGGATCCGCTCACGCGCTGGCGCGTCACCGGCATCGACGAGGACTACTTCAAGAAGTACGACCGATTCCGCGAGGTGTCGGAACACACGCTGCGCCACACCTCCTCGGCGCTCGCGCCCTGGCTGGTGGTCGAGGGCGTGGACCGGCGCTATCGCGAGCTGTACGTCGCCGAGGAGCTGCTGCGCGCCATGAAGGCGCGCC
It contains:
- a CDS encoding proline dehydrogenase family protein codes for the protein MSLGRTILLKMADSPFLNRQATQRAFVKRATRRFMPGEAPEDALHAAQMLKAEGRGTVFTKLGENIVVPADAEAVRDHYLWFFDQLAASGLDGHVSVKPTQLGLDLSYDKCLEHLMLLAARSEAIGKVFWIDMEGFVYVDPTLKLYRALKERHPNVGLAMQAYLYRTQADLEALMDLNPIIRLVKGAYAEPSSVAYPVKADTNRNYFDLADRMLQAAAAGQCTPIFGTHDIPLLDRLVARAKAHGTPDRGYEIHMLYGIRDADQRRLRSEGRTVKTLISYGSAWYKWYMRRLAERPANVWFVVKSMVG
- a CDS encoding Gfo/Idh/MocA family oxidoreductase, which codes for MSRLGVGFIGSGFNARFHMQGWVGVRDADILGVWSPDDKGAKSAAAYCRSLNVGDCKPHRSIAQMVADPAIDAIWLSGPNHARIENVEEIVDTIKRGKGSLKGIACEKPLARNVAEARRVKQLVDSVGLKTGYLENQLFAPHVEAGKKLIWARGAATTGRPYLARAAEEHSGPHSPWFWMGQLQGGGVLNDMMCHSALVVRHLLTRPGEPLSTVKPVRVTGHIASLKWSRPAYVKKLKQNMGAQVDYSKAPSEDFASVTIEFETAEGHTVIGEASTSWSFVGAGLRLSAELLGPEYSMKWNSLDSGLQLFFSREVTGRAGEDLVEKQNAEQGVMPVVPQEHLAYGYTDEDRHFVNAFLGREEPLLTFDDGLEVVKMLMTAYQSAESGKTLAFPPKNLNTFKPQVAQGTWKP
- a CDS encoding gluconate 2-dehydrogenase subunit 3 family protein, yielding MLPVTAAHDDAPRGVDRRDVVKMLGAASLAAIGLASPDVARAAEYARAALEQGAPAYKPIFFTRTEWPMVRALADLVIPRDARSGSAADAGVPEFMDFIVNDFKSNQNWMREGLVWLNGECTRRFKRGFVACTPEQQKQVLNDIAFPKKAAPALKPGVDFFTRFRDLTASGFWTSRIGFKDIGYMGNTIVPVWEGCPEPQLQKLGVSYKMSMRAVRRR
- a CDS encoding GMC family oxidoreductase; this translates as MQTQPKRLEYDVVIVGSGAGGGMAASVLVEAGANVLMLEAGGWWDNTMDSTMLKMPYDSPRRGAGTADRPFGEFDACIGGWQIPDEPYTVAAGQKFDWWRARMLGGRTNHWGRISLRFGPDDFQRKSIDGLGDNWPITYKDLAPYYDKVDRLVGIFGSKENLPNHPDSIFQPAPRPRCHELYIKQAADRLGIWCIPARLSIITKPLNNRAPCHYCAQCNRGCMTNSNFTSGNVLIFPAAKTGRLSIITNAMAREVTVDAKGNATGVSYIDKATGKDMHVKGRIVVLAASACESARIMLNSKSSRFPNGIGNQGGVIGKYLTDSTGTDVGGFIPKLTERVRHNCDGVGGGHIYMPWWLDNKKLDFPRGYHIEVWGGLGQPGYGFMGGIENYPNFSGYGAGLKEDYRRFWGSTIGFSGRGEMVPNADSYCELDPTRKDKWGIPVLKFHWKWSDYEFKQVKHMQETFRKLIAEMGGEVWSAMPGKEKGYGISNGGQIIHEVGTVRMGNDPKTSAVDAHQAAWGCKNLFVADGGPMVSQADKNPTWTIMAMAWRTADYITQQRKAGAL